In Bos indicus x Bos taurus breed Angus x Brahman F1 hybrid chromosome 23, Bos_hybrid_MaternalHap_v2.0, whole genome shotgun sequence, a single genomic region encodes these proteins:
- the TRIM31 gene encoding E3 ubiquitin-protein ligase TRIM31, with protein MAHQQFTGKLQEEMICPICLDILQDPATIDCGHNFCLSCITQSGEAADSVLKCPLCNKIVKRGTITPNWLLVNLVEKIQAMDPSDMQPETEELRCLRHGEKCHYFCEVDGKFLCVVCRESKDHKTHNTTLIEEAAQNYQGRIQSQIEVLQQKEREIIQVMAQGEHCIKVSMYQVELEKEKVIEAFRQLRKVLKEEKSFLLSRINWLGQEISKGEKLYVIFTKSQLNYLRKLKDSLKSRQCLPPGQLLQDIKIALCRSEAFRFLNPTPVSMDLEKKLSDIKSRHDSLTKSLKKFKDILQADSKKDKSKFLSGLSEEDRKSWYLAEKNDPKTNKTSEPELSPPVDRTTKPVLQNPKLSISLSPLFRKRNRDSFVSYSSNRDSSENLGSPGATNIEELKTMIDPLTLDAASAHPDLIISQDLKTVTLKPVPQRVCAGDTDPERFYPFRCVLGLPGLCSGCQTWEAELQGPEGGGCVVGVASELVPRKGMLQIEPLSGFWALRIAGSECQALTETGTREDLSVCLRKVGVHVNHECGKVVFYDATTSNHLYTFHASFPGQIFPFFRLLVPGTQITLSP; from the exons ATGGCCCATCAACAGTTTACCGGTAAGCTTCAAGAAGAAATGATTTGCCCCATATGCTTGGATATTCTGCAGGACCCTGCTACCATTGACTGTGGGCACAACTTCTGCCTCAGTTGCATCACTCAGAGCGGGGAAGCAGCAGACAGCGTTCTTAAATGTCCCCTCTGCAACAAAATTGTGAAGAGGGGCACGATCACGCCCAACTGGCTCTTGGTAAATCTGGTGGAGAAAATCCAAGCTATGGATCCCTCGGACATGCAGCCAGAAACCGAAGAGCTGAGATGTCTAAGGCATGGAGAGAAATGTCATTACTTCTGTGAAGTCGATGGCAAGTTCCTCTGCGTGGTGTGTCGTGAATCCAAGGACCACAAAACCCACAACACAACTCTGATAGAAGAAGCTGCCCAGAATTATCAG GGGCGGATCCAATCACAAATCGAGGTCTTGCAGCAAAAGGAGAGGGAGATAATTCAGGTGATGGCACAAGGTGAACACTGTATCAAAGTCTCTATG TACCAGGTGGAATTAGAGAAGGAGAAGGTCATCGAAGCCTTCAGACAGCTGCGTAAGGTGCTAAAGGAGGAGAAGAGCTTCCTCTTATCCCGGATCAACTGGCTGGGTCAGGAGATCTCCAAGGGGGAGAAATTATATGTCATTTTCACCAAGTCGCAGCTGAACTATCTCAGGAAGCTGAAGGATTCCCTGAAGTCCAGGCAGTGTTTGCCGCCAGGCCAGCTGCTCCAG gACATCAAAATTGCCTTGTGCAG GAGTGAAGCATTTCGCTTTCTCAACCCAACCCCTGTTTCAATGGACCTAGAGAAAAAACTCAGTGACATCAAATCACGGCATGATTCCCTCACAAAGAGCCTGAAGAAATTCAAAG ACATTCTCCAGGCTGACAGCaagaaagataaaagcaaattCCTCAGTGGCTTGTCTGAGGAAGACAGAAAGAGCT GGTACCTGGCAGAGAAAAATGATCCTAAGACGAACAAAACCTCGGAGCCTGAGTTGAGCCCTCCAG TTGACAGAACAACTAAACCAGTGCTGCaaaatcccaaactctcaatttCACTCAGCCCACTCTTCCGGAAACGAAACAGGGACTCTTTTGTTTCTTATTCATCAAACCGGGACAGCTCTGAGAACCTGGGGAGCCCAGGAGCTACGAATATTGAAGAGCTCAAGACGATGATAG ACCCACTGACCCTGGATGCGGCTTCGGCTCACCCTGATCTCATCATTTCCCAGGATCTGAAGACAGTGACGCTGAAGCCGGTTCCTCAGAGAGTCTGCGCTGGGGACACCGACCCCGAGCGCTTCTATCCGTTCCGCTGTGTCCTGGGCTTGCCAGGCCTCTGCTCCGGCTGCCAGACCTGGGAGGCGGAGCTCCAAGGGCCCGAGGGCGGAGGCTGCGTGGTGGGCGTGGCCTCGGAGCTAGTGCCTAGGAAGGGCATGCTGCAGATAGAGCCTTTGAGTGGCTTTTGGGCGCTGCGCATCGCGGGCTCCGAGTGCCAGGCGCTCACCGAGACCGGCACCCGCGAGGATCTCTCGGTCTGTCTCAGGAAAGTGGGCGTCCACGTGAATCACGAGTGCGGCAAAGTCGTGTTCTACGACGCCACTACGAGCAACCACCTCTACACCTTCCACGCCTCGTTTCCAGGGCAGATCTTCCCCTTTTTCCGGCTCCTGGTTCCCGGCACTCAGATCACCCTGAGTCCCTAG